One Mycteria americana isolate JAX WOST 10 ecotype Jacksonville Zoo and Gardens unplaced genomic scaffold, USCA_MyAme_1.0 Scaffold_168, whole genome shotgun sequence genomic region harbors:
- the LOC142403294 gene encoding uncharacterized protein LOC142403294: MAPSGRGERRRPRPERPGRPLGAGAWPRPPRPRPGPGRGKRAGAAPRGGAGRSGPGAWPERPGGGAGAEPARGARRRHPRCRGRERPGRARPPAASARGQGARPGGPGAAQGRTVPAGGLRPAVVRGGLRRGAGRCSRLPRLLGVPQRCWEKSERGLSAEPGLCRGLPAAPSGSSVGSFSPGRWRSGEGQAEPGDVGEHGGVEQGAPVPAGPAGLHGLLGLPGLIFRELPLLLPGALARCDGGAGSTHPLGTPPVPQG, from the exons ATGGCGCCCAGCGGCCGGGGCGAGAGACGGCGGCCCCGCCCCGAGCGCCCGGGGCGGCCCTTGGGAGCGGGGGCgtggccgcggccgccccggccccgcccag GGCCCGGGCGGGGGaagcgggcgggagcggcgccgcggggcggagcgggccggAGCGGCCCCGGCGCCTGGCCGGAacggcccggcgggggggccggagcggagccggcccgcggagcccggcggcggcacccccgctgccgcgggcgggagcgccccggcagagcccggcccccggcggcgagtgcccgcgggcagggcgcgcggccgggcggccccggggccgcgcagggCAGGACGGTGCCCGCGGGAGGGCTGCGCCCGGCTGTGgtgcgcggggggctgcggcgtggGGCCGGGCGCTGCTCCCGCCTCCCCCGGCTCCTGGGCGTCCCGCAGAGGTGCTGGGAGAAGTCGGAGCGTGGGCTGAGCGCtgagccggggctgtgccgggggctgccggccgctccGTCCGGCTCCTCCGTCGGCAGCTTCTCCCCGGGCAGATGGAGGAGTGGAGAAGGCCAGGCGGAGCCTGGAGATGTG ggcGAGCACGGAGGTGTCGAGCAGGGAGCGCCtgtccccgcgggccccgctggCCTCCATGGACTCCTTGGGCTCCCTGGGCTCATCTTCCGTGAGCTCCCTTTACTCCTTCCTGGAGCCCTGGCCCGGTGCGATGGCGGAGCTGGCAGCACTCACCCGCTCgggacccccccagtcccccaaggctga